A single region of the Oleispira antarctica RB-8 genome encodes:
- the flgK gene encoding Flagellar hook-associated protein codes for MGDLLGIGISGLKAQQTALSVTGHNITNAGTEGYSRQTVNFNENTPQFTGGVWTGNGVSVDSVKRVYDEFLTEQMQRDSSIFNEFDTLSLNASQIDSLLADSGTGIQPGVERMFGALQSVVDDPSSLPARQVLISESNGLVDRFSSINDRLNDQSNIINGQMEVIASQISTIGSAIAELNQQIQFALAASNGSQPNDMLDQRDKLITDLSALVAVEVNTQDGSAVNVFIGNGQALVIGSESNEVFTQAGNSDPSRVGIYFRKGDLVQEITPEIKGGQLGGMLQFRETVLEPTINGLGRVAMSINEAFNEQHKLGIDFEGSKGTNFFKDINSPSNTYSRAQGDARNEQPNDRLVSVHITDSSKLSIDNYRMEFPGPGDFIFKVYNDTTGEELETTALTGLLPQSLEIDGFEIRLEAGTFQAGDKFLITPTRTGASNLDMKITRPEEVAIASPISTDSAIGNRGSGAISQGAVYDVNTPYLASEGEMDPPLLVKFTSATTYDVLDNSDPGNPIPLFPPLMNQTYVPGISNNILPPDEGKTAFTSFGGYLPVSPTYQAPTPAPVVTATNGFFPERITVNIEDPRTGLKTAQPLLTTPANSSAKEIARLLSERDGVEANARTTVELSNFISDANPLMNTGITLNGIALTDTLGSGQTKYDENYPELVPDPLTPNFIADRINANYDFRSQGIIAQSDGENVTIIALNGDDLSFDVTGDLGDGFAISNGQNIQLNPTGEAPFRNLSEFEGFNFNENGPFTYDLDVPGQGSFSLELTGNHATGADVLNEIKNKIETSGMSFAGNIDVALDEKGNISFQSRLPITGTGPNGSNKIAMGGEVKIVLDEHYSLDIEPPGNNLFDTNPVGEPVHFGFELEIEGLVKSGDEFTVKFNKDGTSDSRNGVALGNLQTQDTIGGNASFSDAYSILVEEVGSITSRAQINKESSQVLLRNSQDAIDSSSGVNLDEEAAALIKYELAYNASAKVIQVARDIFDTLINTF; via the coding sequence GTGGGTGATTTATTAGGCATAGGTATTTCCGGCTTAAAAGCTCAGCAAACAGCGCTGAGTGTCACAGGCCACAACATCACGAATGCGGGCACTGAAGGATATAGCCGCCAAACCGTTAACTTTAATGAAAACACACCGCAATTTACCGGTGGAGTTTGGACGGGGAATGGCGTTAGTGTCGATTCTGTTAAGCGTGTTTATGATGAGTTTTTAACAGAGCAAATGCAGCGAGATTCTTCAATTTTTAACGAATTTGATACGCTGTCGTTGAACGCCTCACAAATAGATAGCTTATTAGCCGACTCAGGCACAGGCATTCAGCCCGGTGTCGAACGTATGTTTGGTGCATTACAGTCGGTGGTTGACGACCCGTCTTCGCTGCCTGCACGCCAAGTATTAATCAGTGAGTCGAATGGGTTGGTTGATCGTTTTTCTAGTATTAACGACAGACTGAATGATCAAAGCAACATTATTAATGGTCAAATGGAAGTCATTGCCAGTCAAATTAGTACCATTGGTAGTGCGATTGCAGAACTCAATCAACAAATTCAATTTGCCTTAGCCGCCTCAAACGGCAGTCAGCCGAATGACATGCTGGATCAGCGCGATAAACTTATTACCGACCTTTCCGCATTAGTCGCCGTTGAAGTTAATACCCAAGATGGCAGCGCGGTAAACGTATTTATAGGCAATGGCCAAGCCTTAGTTATTGGTAGTGAATCGAACGAGGTTTTTACTCAAGCAGGCAATAGTGATCCTTCACGAGTCGGTATTTATTTTCGTAAAGGCGATTTAGTACAAGAAATTACCCCAGAAATAAAAGGCGGCCAACTGGGTGGCATGTTGCAGTTTCGCGAAACGGTTTTAGAACCTACCATCAACGGTTTAGGCCGTGTGGCCATGAGTATTAATGAAGCGTTTAACGAACAGCATAAACTCGGCATTGATTTTGAGGGTTCAAAAGGTACCAACTTTTTTAAAGACATTAACTCTCCAAGCAATACCTACTCACGTGCCCAAGGAGATGCCCGTAACGAACAACCTAACGATCGATTAGTCTCGGTACATATTACCGACAGTTCAAAGTTGAGTATTGATAACTATCGTATGGAATTCCCTGGGCCAGGGGATTTCATTTTTAAAGTCTATAACGATACCACCGGAGAAGAGTTAGAAACCACCGCACTCACAGGGCTTTTACCGCAGTCATTAGAGATCGACGGTTTTGAAATTCGTCTAGAAGCCGGAACCTTTCAAGCAGGGGATAAATTTTTAATTACCCCAACGCGCACCGGTGCCAGTAATCTTGATATGAAGATTACACGCCCAGAAGAAGTCGCAATCGCTTCGCCCATTTCAACCGACTCGGCGATTGGTAACCGTGGCAGTGGTGCTATCTCACAAGGTGCCGTTTACGATGTTAATACGCCTTACCTTGCGAGCGAAGGTGAAATGGACCCGCCGCTATTGGTTAAGTTTACGTCAGCGACAACGTATGACGTATTGGATAATTCAGACCCCGGTAATCCGATTCCATTATTTCCACCTTTAATGAATCAAACTTACGTGCCTGGCATATCCAATAATATTTTACCCCCTGATGAAGGCAAAACAGCATTCACCAGTTTTGGTGGTTACTTGCCTGTTAGCCCGACTTATCAGGCGCCTACTCCCGCCCCTGTGGTTACCGCCACCAATGGTTTTTTTCCAGAACGCATTACGGTAAATATTGAAGACCCAAGAACCGGATTAAAAACCGCGCAACCATTATTAACCACGCCGGCGAACTCATCGGCCAAAGAAATTGCCCGTTTATTATCCGAACGTGATGGCGTAGAAGCTAATGCGCGTACCACGGTAGAATTAAGTAACTTTATCTCTGACGCTAATCCTTTAATGAATACAGGGATAACACTCAACGGTATTGCACTCACCGATACGCTAGGCTCAGGGCAAACAAAGTACGATGAAAATTATCCAGAATTGGTGCCTGACCCTTTAACCCCGAATTTTATTGCTGATCGAATTAACGCCAATTATGATTTCAGAAGCCAAGGAATCATTGCACAAAGTGATGGCGAGAACGTAACCATTATTGCGTTAAACGGGGACGATTTATCGTTTGATGTGACCGGTGACTTGGGTGACGGTTTTGCTATCTCCAATGGCCAAAATATTCAACTAAACCCAACAGGTGAAGCACCGTTTAGAAACTTATCTGAATTTGAAGGCTTTAACTTTAATGAAAATGGCCCCTTCACATACGATTTAGACGTGCCAGGGCAGGGGTCGTTTAGCCTTGAATTAACAGGTAATCACGCCACCGGTGCTGATGTACTGAATGAGATAAAAAATAAAATAGAAACCAGCGGAATGTCGTTTGCTGGCAATATTGACGTAGCACTGGATGAAAAAGGCAATATCAGTTTTCAGTCGCGACTTCCTATTACTGGCACGGGACCCAACGGCAGTAATAAAATCGCCATGGGCGGTGAAGTAAAAATTGTATTAGATGAACATTACAGTTTAGACATTGAACCACCGGGTAATAATTTATTTGATACAAACCCTGTCGGCGAACCCGTGCATTTTGGTTTTGAATTAGAAATTGAAGGGTTGGTAAAATCAGGGGATGAATTTACCGTAAAATTTAATAAAGACGGTACCTCAGACAGCCGTAATGGTGTCGCGTTAGGTAACTTACAAACACAAGATACCATTGGTGGAAATGCCAGCTTCAGTGACGCTTATTCTATTTTGGTTGAAGAGGTGGGTTCGATTACCAGTCGAGCACAGATCAATAAAGAGTCCAGCCAAGTTTTATTACGCAACTCACAAGATGCGATTGATAGCAGCTCTGGGGTAAACCTAGATGAAGAAGCCGCCGCCTTGATTAAATACGAGCTTGCCTATAATGCGTCAGCCAAAGTGATTCAGGTTGCTCGTGATATTTTTGATACCTTGATTAACACTTTTTAA
- a CDS encoding Uncharacterized flagellar protein — protein MIDMKAHLTDRVSLVQKNATPLSSSAASAYGKEQVAATGKIESTNVSGNGLPQNVEKIAEVSNEQMRDAVSKLNDYVQSTERTLDFQMDEDSGKTVIKVFDKTSSELIRQIPNELALELAQNLNDDEPSLLFSAQV, from the coding sequence ATGATTGATATGAAAGCACATTTAACCGATAGAGTTTCGTTAGTTCAGAAAAACGCAACTCCGCTTTCATCATCCGCTGCTAGTGCTTATGGAAAAGAACAAGTTGCAGCAACAGGTAAAATCGAGAGTACGAATGTGAGTGGCAATGGTTTGCCACAAAATGTAGAAAAGATTGCCGAAGTTAGTAATGAACAGATGAGAGATGCTGTTTCTAAACTAAATGATTATGTGCAATCAACGGAACGCACCCTCGATTTTCAAATGGATGAAGATAGCGGTAAAACAGTGATTAAGGTGTTCGATAAGACCTCTTCAGAATTAATTCGTCAGATACCTAACGAATTAGCTTTAGAGTTGGCGCAAAACTTGAATGATGATGAACCATCGTTATTGTTTAGCGCCCAAGTGTGA
- the flgJ gene encoding Flagellar rod assembly protein/muramidase, whose amino-acid sequence MITSRTAQPQDVYTDLNSLQSINDIGRKDKGEALRKVAEQFESMFVKMMMKSMRDANKVFQEDSLMHSPQEDFYQQMYDDQLSVSLTGKQGMGLADVIYRQLNQEYGDPTKNREEKTWQPLDDRRKNFSHAIDFNQIEKKNTQLQPKKENTGFEIDTTFVNKEKPVLDASNKTINTDKTNGKTADKLQTFDSPSDFIETIYPVAEKIAKDMGVSPQAIVSQAALETGWGKFVIHGENSQGEKENSFNFFGIKADTRWEGEKVSVTTHEYRDGQRVTEKADFRSYPTIEAGLKDYADFLQAQRYEKAIAAGTDVEQYAKELQQAGYATDPKYAQKITRIANSELMQQTLNNTSLAQNSEEVPRG is encoded by the coding sequence ATGATCACTAGTCGCACTGCACAGCCCCAAGATGTTTATACAGACCTCAACAGTCTGCAAAGCATCAACGACATTGGTCGTAAAGACAAAGGCGAAGCTTTGCGTAAAGTGGCTGAGCAGTTTGAATCTATGTTCGTGAAAATGATGATGAAATCCATGCGCGATGCTAATAAGGTCTTTCAAGAAGATTCGTTAATGCATTCACCACAAGAAGATTTTTATCAGCAAATGTACGACGACCAACTTTCAGTTAGCTTAACGGGTAAGCAAGGCATGGGTCTAGCCGATGTTATTTACCGTCAGCTTAATCAAGAATATGGCGACCCTACTAAAAATCGTGAAGAAAAAACGTGGCAGCCACTGGATGATCGCCGCAAAAATTTCTCTCATGCGATCGACTTCAATCAAATTGAAAAGAAAAATACTCAGCTTCAGCCTAAAAAAGAAAACACGGGTTTTGAAATCGATACAACGTTTGTTAATAAAGAAAAGCCAGTATTAGACGCCAGCAATAAAACAATTAATACAGATAAAACAAACGGTAAAACAGCGGATAAACTTCAAACATTCGATAGCCCATCAGACTTTATAGAGACTATTTATCCGGTCGCTGAAAAAATTGCCAAAGACATGGGCGTAAGTCCGCAAGCGATTGTCTCTCAAGCCGCGTTAGAAACAGGCTGGGGAAAATTCGTCATTCATGGTGAAAACAGCCAGGGCGAAAAAGAAAACAGCTTCAACTTTTTTGGTATTAAAGCCGACACTCGTTGGGAAGGTGAAAAAGTCAGCGTCACAACCCACGAATATCGTGATGGTCAACGGGTCACTGAAAAAGCAGACTTCAGATCATACCCAACCATCGAAGCAGGCTTAAAAGATTATGCCGACTTCTTGCAGGCGCAGCGTTATGAAAAAGCCATTGCGGCAGGAACCGATGTTGAACAATACGCCAAAGAACTGCAGCAAGCAGGCTACGCTACCGATCCCAAATACGCACAAAAAATAACGCGTATCGCCAACAGTGAATTGATGCAGCAAACATTAAATAACACGTCATTAGCGCAAAATAGCGAAGAGGTGCCTCGTGGGTGA
- a CDS encoding Flagellin-like protein, whose product MPQIINTNIASLNAQRNLDKSQSSNQQALQRLSSGLRINSAKDDAAGLAISTRFTSQIKGLNVAVRNAGDGIALAQTAEGALGSMNDNLQRIRELSVQSANATNSDVDRDALQAEVGQLVAEITRTSEETDFNGRKLLDGSFSASFQVGANAGQTIDVSIAELTSEKLGSSSQAGVSAQGTDQKLENGDLVINGSNIRASVSGDDSLSFADKEKSGIAKAAAINEFSAETGVSATVDANVVIGSDMATGTVTGSAKAAANIKLNGVEISIQGTSNANDSDKSATRGSVIAAINAKADQTGVTASDGGNDGGVILTAEDGRNITLEGVVQTGVTDITSDGKDLSVFGLSDENIAAVTAETSYAGFTLTAENANTDITISGGNNTGNGNLENSGLAGGTYSAQTAVTSSTDITLGKTEANTVTFAPADGTGPAITAAAEAAGFNFNFDDLVTIADSGTADDAFAAINTAFTDAGLTTQITAAAGPGGVAVSQDMIGTAFASAAAEASGIERGIQDGDIKINDVQVSASSSLDDTASDTTANTSKAESSGIAIAAAINKSSGETGVSAAVNETVVVGEGVTGALTFGDGTGAVTEANAGATLKLTVNGVDVNLTETGDFEKNKAAAITAINEVSGQTGVIASDNGESLTLTAADGRNLSLYAESSTDFTDGVAAGVAGTLDGTADKGTDSALLLTNINNFGLSDTSVGLNQGDNLAAADSVIANAELTYSTTAVTSYSTVTLDSASAFDVSYGSNGSKGLDDSGFVAGAFGGGEDGQALSDLDVSTVEGANKALVAVDNAIAQVASQRADLGAVQNRMESTVSNLQVTSENLNAANSRIQDADFASETAELQRTNVLQQAGISVLAQANASGQQVLSLLG is encoded by the coding sequence ATGCCACAAATTATTAATACCAACATTGCCTCGTTGAACGCACAGCGTAACTTGGACAAATCACAGTCTTCAAACCAGCAAGCGCTACAGCGTTTATCATCAGGTCTTCGTATTAACAGTGCGAAAGACGATGCAGCAGGTTTGGCGATTTCTACTCGTTTCACCTCTCAGATCAAAGGTCTGAACGTAGCAGTACGTAACGCAGGTGATGGTATCGCATTAGCACAAACCGCAGAAGGCGCGTTGGGTTCAATGAACGACAACCTTCAGCGTATTCGTGAACTGTCAGTGCAGTCTGCTAACGCAACCAACTCAGATGTGGATAGAGACGCACTGCAAGCGGAAGTGGGTCAGCTAGTAGCTGAGATTACACGTACTTCTGAAGAGACTGATTTTAATGGCCGTAAGTTGTTAGATGGTTCTTTCTCTGCTTCTTTCCAAGTTGGTGCAAACGCTGGGCAAACCATTGATGTTTCGATTGCTGAACTAACGTCTGAGAAGTTAGGTTCTTCTAGCCAAGCGGGTGTTTCTGCTCAGGGTACAGATCAAAAGCTTGAAAATGGTGATTTAGTTATTAATGGTTCAAATATTAGAGCCTCTGTTTCTGGTGACGATTCATTATCTTTTGCTGATAAAGAAAAATCAGGGATTGCCAAAGCTGCTGCGATTAATGAATTCTCTGCTGAAACGGGTGTTAGTGCAACGGTAGATGCTAACGTTGTTATTGGTTCCGATATGGCGACAGGTACTGTAACTGGGAGTGCTAAGGCAGCGGCTAATATTAAACTGAATGGTGTTGAAATCAGTATACAGGGTACATCCAATGCGAATGACTCTGATAAATCTGCAACCCGTGGATCTGTTATCGCAGCAATTAATGCCAAAGCTGATCAAACAGGTGTAACCGCATCGGATGGTGGCAATGATGGTGGTGTTATTTTAACAGCAGAGGATGGGCGTAACATCACTTTAGAAGGTGTTGTACAGACAGGTGTTACTGACATAACTTCTGATGGTAAAGATTTGTCCGTTTTTGGTTTATCTGATGAAAATATTGCTGCGGTTACAGCAGAAACTTCTTATGCAGGTTTTACTTTAACGGCAGAGAATGCGAATACAGATATTACTATTAGTGGTGGTAATAATACTGGCAACGGAAATCTTGAAAATTCTGGTTTGGCGGGTGGTACTTACTCTGCACAAACTGCGGTAACAAGTTCAACAGATATTACTTTAGGAAAAACAGAGGCTAATACAGTTACCTTTGCTCCAGCGGATGGTACTGGACCAGCAATAACAGCTGCAGCAGAAGCTGCAGGTTTTAATTTTAATTTTGATGATCTAGTTACAATTGCAGATTCTGGCACTGCAGATGATGCATTTGCTGCTATTAATACTGCATTTACAGATGCTGGTTTAACAACTCAAATTACTGCAGCAGCAGGCCCAGGCGGGGTAGCTGTATCACAAGATATGATCGGCACTGCTTTTGCCAGTGCAGCGGCAGAAGCTTCTGGTATTGAGCGTGGAATTCAGGACGGTGATATAAAAATCAATGATGTACAAGTATCAGCCTCTAGTTCATTGGATGATACGGCTTCAGATACAACGGCTAATACATCTAAAGCTGAATCATCAGGTATTGCTATTGCAGCTGCAATCAATAAGTCTTCAGGAGAAACTGGAGTAAGTGCAGCGGTTAATGAAACAGTTGTTGTAGGTGAAGGCGTTACTGGTGCGTTAACATTTGGTGATGGGACAGGTGCTGTCACGGAAGCTAATGCTGGGGCTACACTAAAATTAACAGTCAATGGTGTTGACGTTAACCTCACGGAAACTGGAGATTTTGAGAAAAACAAGGCCGCTGCCATTACTGCAATTAACGAGGTATCTGGTCAAACCGGTGTTATTGCTAGTGATAATGGTGAGTCTTTAACACTTACTGCTGCTGATGGAAGAAATTTATCTTTGTATGCAGAATCGTCAACTGATTTCACTGATGGGGTTGCTGCAGGCGTAGCAGGTACATTAGATGGTACTGCTGATAAAGGAACGGACTCAGCTTTATTATTAACTAATATTAATAATTTTGGGCTAAGTGATACTTCAGTAGGTTTGAATCAAGGTGATAACCTTGCAGCTGCAGATAGTGTGATTGCAAATGCCGAGTTAACGTATTCAACAACAGCTGTTACTTCTTACTCAACGGTAACACTGGATTCAGCTTCAGCTTTTGATGTGAGTTATGGTAGTAATGGCTCTAAGGGTCTTGATGACTCAGGCTTCGTAGCAGGAGCATTCGGTGGTGGTGAAGATGGTCAAGCCCTTTCTGATCTTGATGTTTCAACGGTAGAAGGTGCTAATAAAGCATTGGTAGCCGTTGATAACGCCATTGCCCAGGTTGCTAGTCAGCGAGCCGATTTAGGTGCCGTTCAAAACCGTATGGAGTCTACCGTAAGTAACTTGCAAGTGACGTCTGAAAACTTGAACGCGGCAAACTCGCGAATTCAAGATGCCGATTTCGCATCAGAAACTGCAGAGCTACAGCGTACAAACGTGCTACAGCAGGCCGGTATCTCGGTACTAGCCCAGGCTAACGCATCAGGCCAGCAGGTTCTTTCACTTCTAGGATAA
- the flgL gene encoding Flagellar hook-associated protein — protein sequence MRVSTLQSFNKGLNSILDNQSQVNKTQQQVSTGRRVLTPADDPIAATKILQLQQDQALREQFGKNMTGAEGRLALEETQLAGITDNLTRLKELTIKAGDGSMTITDRQAVAAEVREILGGTVDLMNAKDAGGEYLFGGFKGGTLPFQKNENGRYDYAGDEGQRFLSIATSTTVATGDNGKNLFVDVQAADNSFTTQVNPLNQGAGFINPGFVVDEEAYAEFYPEDLVITFNADSAITPPGANYTVRQASDGRVIEGFSAQSYSEGTEIIVAGIAVKISGETKPGDEFLVDSSEKQSITDTIYRLMDGLNNLEDNVVDSATLDNLLEDTLNNLAFAQSSISQVRSEVGARLNIIENTSSLAADIDLVSKSVLSELSDVDFAEAVSRLSLQTFLLETAQQSYAKIQNLSLFNKI from the coding sequence ATGCGTGTATCTACTTTGCAGTCATTTAATAAAGGGCTGAACTCCATATTAGATAATCAAAGCCAAGTGAACAAAACACAGCAGCAAGTATCAACGGGTCGTCGAGTACTAACCCCCGCAGATGATCCTATTGCGGCCACTAAAATACTGCAACTGCAACAAGACCAAGCGTTAAGAGAGCAGTTTGGTAAAAATATGACAGGGGCTGAAGGGCGCTTAGCCTTAGAAGAAACCCAACTTGCAGGTATTACCGACAATTTAACGCGTCTTAAAGAACTCACGATTAAAGCAGGTGATGGCAGCATGACGATTACCGATCGCCAAGCGGTCGCGGCTGAAGTGCGTGAGATTCTAGGTGGCACAGTCGATTTAATGAATGCAAAAGATGCAGGCGGCGAATATTTATTTGGCGGCTTTAAAGGCGGAACGCTACCGTTTCAAAAAAATGAAAACGGCCGCTATGACTACGCTGGTGATGAAGGGCAGCGGTTTCTATCCATCGCCACCTCTACCACAGTAGCTACTGGTGATAACGGGAAAAACTTATTTGTTGACGTTCAAGCGGCCGATAATTCATTCACCACCCAAGTGAATCCGCTGAATCAAGGTGCTGGGTTTATTAATCCTGGCTTTGTTGTTGATGAAGAAGCCTATGCAGAATTCTACCCAGAAGACCTCGTCATTACTTTTAATGCCGACTCTGCCATCACGCCTCCAGGGGCAAACTACACCGTGAGACAAGCGTCAGATGGGCGAGTAATAGAAGGCTTTTCAGCGCAATCCTACAGTGAAGGCACTGAAATTATCGTTGCTGGCATCGCGGTAAAAATAAGCGGAGAAACAAAGCCGGGTGATGAGTTTTTGGTCGACTCGTCAGAAAAACAAAGCATCACCGATACGATATATCGTTTAATGGACGGCCTCAATAACCTAGAAGACAATGTAGTCGATTCTGCCACACTGGATAACTTACTAGAAGATACCTTAAACAATCTAGCGTTTGCGCAATCGAGTATTTCACAAGTGCGCAGTGAAGTTGGGGCGCGTTTGAATATTATTGAAAACACTTCAAGCCTAGCCGCAGATATCGATCTGGTCAGTAAGAGCGTCTTGTCTGAATTAAGCGATGTCGATTTTGCCGAAGCGGTAAGCCGATTGTCGTTGCAGACGTTTTTATTAGAAACCGCACAGCAAAGCTACGCGAAGATTCAAAATTTATCGTTGTTTAATAAAATATAA